The following are encoded together in the Planctobacterium marinum genome:
- a CDS encoding M15 family metallopeptidase, whose translation MQLLNHLPLVTIDGKHQLHEAVVTDFLKLQQAAGKAGVSLDIASSYRSVERQLTIWNEKWDGLRPVLDRDGNQCDIALLDDQQKLQTILIWSALPGSSRHHWGTDVDVYDAPAIQDSAAALQLVPQEYESTGPCGRLKRWMDAHLEDYGFYCPFTGRADGVAFEPWHISHKAQASIFQSALTPSAMSELINSLEIHGKEIILQNLDWIYTRFMVN comes from the coding sequence ATGCAACTACTAAATCACCTGCCCTTAGTCACCATTGATGGTAAACACCAGCTGCACGAGGCGGTTGTGACGGATTTTCTTAAACTGCAGCAAGCCGCCGGCAAAGCGGGGGTCAGTTTAGATATCGCCAGTAGCTACCGCTCGGTGGAGCGACAATTAACCATCTGGAACGAAAAATGGGATGGATTACGGCCGGTGCTGGATAGAGATGGCAACCAGTGCGATATCGCTCTGCTAGACGACCAACAAAAGTTGCAAACCATCTTAATCTGGTCAGCATTGCCCGGTTCTAGTCGTCATCATTGGGGAACAGATGTTGACGTTTATGACGCCCCGGCAATACAAGATAGTGCTGCTGCTCTACAATTGGTTCCGCAAGAATACGAAAGCACCGGCCCCTGTGGACGCCTGAAACGATGGATGGACGCCCACCTCGAGGATTACGGCTTCTATTGCCCTTTCACTGGTAGAGCAGATGGTGTCGCATTTGAACCCTGGCATATTAGCCACAAAGCACAAGCATCAATATTCCAGTCTGCACTTACCCCTTCGGCCATGAGTGAGCTGATAAACTCGCTGGAGATCCATGGCAAAGAGATAATACTGCAGAATCTGGATTGGATTTACACGCGATTTATGGTGAATTAA
- the dapE gene encoding succinyl-diaminopimelate desuccinylase, with protein MSNVIDLTKDLINRRSVTPEDAGCQEMMAQKLSKLGFNIEQLVFEDTTNMWARRGSEGPLFCFAGHTDVVPSGPEANWQHPPFNATEDGEYLFGRGAADMKGSLAAMLVATERFVKKHPEHTGCIAFLITSDEEGPFINGTTRVVDTLETRNEKITWCLVGEPSSTEHVGDIVKNGRRGSLTGDLIIKGIQGHVAYPHLAKNPVHIAAPALAELSATTWDEGNEFFPPTSFQISNIHAGTGAGNVIPGHLDICFNFRFSTEVTDQQLIARTREILDKHGLEYDIKWTFNGQPFLTSSGELVAATQKAIQSVTGKATQLSTAGGTSDGRFIAPTGAQVIELGPVNATIHKVNECVRMADLEQLALMYEAILMELLLD; from the coding sequence ATGAGTAATGTAATTGATCTCACCAAAGACCTGATAAATCGTCGCTCTGTAACGCCGGAAGATGCTGGCTGCCAGGAAATGATGGCGCAAAAACTCAGTAAACTCGGTTTTAATATTGAGCAGCTGGTATTTGAAGATACCACCAATATGTGGGCTCGACGCGGCAGTGAAGGCCCGCTGTTTTGCTTTGCAGGTCACACTGATGTGGTGCCTTCCGGCCCGGAAGCCAATTGGCAACATCCGCCATTTAATGCTACTGAAGACGGTGAATATTTATTTGGGCGTGGTGCTGCAGACATGAAGGGTAGCCTGGCAGCCATGCTAGTTGCCACTGAACGCTTTGTGAAAAAACATCCTGAACACACAGGTTGTATTGCATTTCTCATCACAAGTGATGAGGAAGGCCCCTTTATCAACGGTACCACGCGGGTGGTTGATACCCTGGAAACTCGCAACGAAAAAATCACCTGGTGTCTGGTGGGTGAGCCATCGAGTACCGAACATGTGGGAGACATCGTCAAAAACGGACGGCGCGGCTCCCTAACTGGTGATCTCATCATCAAGGGAATTCAGGGCCATGTGGCCTACCCTCATTTAGCGAAAAACCCGGTACATATTGCAGCCCCTGCGCTGGCGGAGTTAAGCGCAACGACATGGGACGAAGGCAACGAGTTTTTCCCACCAACCAGCTTTCAAATTTCCAATATACACGCGGGTACAGGCGCGGGTAACGTGATTCCCGGTCACTTGGATATCTGCTTTAATTTTCGTTTTTCCACTGAGGTCACTGATCAGCAACTCATAGCCAGAACCAGAGAAATACTGGACAAACACGGCCTGGAGTATGACATTAAATGGACCTTTAACGGCCAGCCATTTTTAACTTCCTCAGGAGAATTGGTAGCCGCAACGCAAAAGGCTATCCAGTCGGTGACAGGAAAAGCCACACAGCTGTCAACGGCAGGCGGCACCTCTGATGGCCGATTTATCGCTCCGACAGGTGCGCAAGTCATTGAGTTGGGCCCGGTAAACGCCACTATCCACAAAGTTAACGAATGCGTGCGTATGGCAGACCTTGAGCAACTGGCTCTGATGTACGAAGCTATTCTGATGGAACTGCTATTAGACTGA
- a CDS encoding ArsC family reductase, with protein sequence MLTIFGIKNCDTIKKTKKYFEQKSVDFEFHDYRADGLDKDWLDTVLNKLDWEQVLNKRGTTWRQLSDEQKAAVSRDNVAELLLQHPAMIKRPIIEVDGEYILGFSAKQLDERFSR encoded by the coding sequence ATGCTGACCATATTCGGTATTAAAAACTGTGACACCATTAAAAAAACCAAAAAGTATTTTGAACAAAAATCGGTAGATTTTGAGTTTCACGATTACCGAGCAGATGGTCTGGATAAAGACTGGTTAGATACGGTTCTAAATAAGCTGGATTGGGAGCAAGTGCTGAACAAGCGTGGTACTACATGGCGACAGTTAAGTGATGAGCAAAAAGCCGCGGTATCGCGCGACAATGTCGCAGAGCTTTTACTGCAACACCCGGCCATGATAAAACGCCCCATCATTGAAGTGGATGGCGAATACATTTTGGGCTTTTCAGCCAAGCAACTTGATGAGCGCTTTAGCAGATGA
- a CDS encoding PTS sugar transporter subunit IIA: MNLLYGRLIDSEDDVEFKKHIPVLSPVNGKVLPLNNYPQKLFTQRMFGEGVALELSGYQVVAPFDCIIEQLYPTSEQLRIKSAQGIRMQIQLGQNPEIMMGNGFKHYAKTGDSIAAGEPILDFNLRKMKDTLNSPLAAITILNSDRLSGIRPHYRQVRSSEDVLMDLYI, from the coding sequence ATGAATCTGCTTTATGGGCGACTCATCGACTCTGAAGATGATGTTGAATTTAAGAAACACATCCCTGTTTTGTCACCCGTTAATGGCAAGGTATTACCGTTAAATAATTATCCTCAAAAACTTTTTACTCAGAGGATGTTTGGCGAAGGGGTGGCACTGGAGCTTAGCGGTTATCAGGTTGTAGCCCCTTTTGACTGTATTATTGAGCAGCTTTACCCCACATCTGAGCAATTGCGCATTAAATCTGCACAAGGTATTCGCATGCAAATCCAGTTGGGACAGAACCCAGAAATCATGATGGGCAACGGTTTTAAGCACTATGCCAAAACCGGAGACAGTATTGCTGCCGGTGAGCCTATTTTAGATTTTAATTTGCGAAAAATGAAAGACACATTGAATTCTCCCCTTGCCGCCATCACCATACTAAACAGTGACCGCCTCTCAGGCATTCGTCCCCACTACCGACAGGTGAGAAGCAGTGAGGATGTATTGATGGATCTCTATATTTAA
- a CDS encoding ACT domain-containing protein, whose amino-acid sequence MPKQTLATLPQVFTVHSLAADAEVPRQVFNASVFFIGKTNDELSIVVPETVIVDSEESDGDWRALEVLGPLELSMVGIMAQIGNVLAKAKVSIFVVSTFETDYFLVKERDLNNAAEALEKDGYKVIL is encoded by the coding sequence ATGCCAAAACAAACACTCGCCACATTACCACAAGTATTCACAGTCCATAGTTTGGCCGCTGATGCAGAAGTACCACGTCAGGTATTTAATGCTTCAGTATTTTTTATTGGTAAAACCAATGACGAACTGTCAATTGTGGTGCCTGAAACCGTGATCGTGGATTCCGAAGAATCCGATGGCGACTGGCGAGCTTTAGAGGTACTCGGCCCTCTTGAGTTATCAATGGTGGGTATAATGGCACAAATTGGCAATGTTTTGGCTAAAGCCAAGGTGAGTATTTTTGTGGTTTCAACCTTTGAAACCGATTATTTCCTGGTGAAAGAGCGCGACCTGAATAACGCAGCGGAAGCACTGGAGAAGGACGGCTATAAAGTCATTTTATGA
- a CDS encoding patatin-like phospholipase family protein — translation MKTVLNVYAGPRAMQMLKVYGFNPDLFHTVLGASGGPKWFVLAGIDRVLISEFFRDRQQPLNMVGSSAGAFRFACLTQPDPVSAINRLAKEYSETVYSDKPTIDEISDKAVALLENMLPRENRQHVVDNPIFVAHLIAARCRGLLAPERKSIQYPGLLVSAVANGLSRRYLDKFYERFVFSGNQQPLSFEDPAGLHTQHVKLTENNIIDALLASGAIPGVLRGIPDIEGAGKGMFRDGGVTDYHFDLQFKSTARPDEQNTAAHQQVNNDLVLFPHFFAVPKPGWFDKSLPWRHPHRSSYDNVVMVVPSDEFVASLPFGKIPDRHDFTKIPVNERLQYWKTVLSETDRLGEAFMALQNPAQLQSVLQPLPFKLS, via the coding sequence ATGAAAACTGTATTAAATGTGTACGCTGGCCCCCGCGCCATGCAAATGCTCAAAGTTTATGGCTTTAATCCCGATCTATTCCATACGGTGCTTGGTGCATCGGGGGGACCAAAATGGTTTGTATTGGCAGGTATCGATAGAGTATTGATATCGGAGTTTTTTAGAGACCGACAGCAGCCACTCAATATGGTGGGCTCTTCAGCAGGTGCATTTCGCTTTGCTTGTTTGACTCAACCGGATCCGGTGAGCGCGATTAATCGCTTAGCCAAAGAATATTCAGAAACGGTTTATAGTGATAAACCAACCATTGATGAAATCTCCGATAAAGCGGTAGCCTTGCTAGAAAACATGTTGCCAAGGGAAAATCGCCAGCATGTTGTCGATAACCCGATATTTGTTGCCCATCTTATTGCTGCCCGTTGTCGTGGTCTGTTGGCGCCGGAGCGCAAATCAATACAATATCCGGGACTACTGGTGAGTGCAGTTGCCAATGGCCTGAGTCGACGCTATCTGGACAAATTTTACGAACGCTTTGTCTTTTCAGGTAATCAGCAGCCACTCAGTTTTGAAGACCCAGCCGGATTGCATACTCAGCATGTAAAACTAACCGAAAATAACATTATTGATGCGCTATTAGCCTCGGGTGCTATTCCTGGTGTATTGCGCGGGATCCCGGATATTGAAGGGGCTGGTAAAGGCATGTTCCGCGATGGCGGTGTCACCGATTATCATTTTGACTTGCAGTTTAAATCTACAGCGAGACCGGATGAGCAAAACACAGCTGCTCACCAACAAGTGAATAACGATTTGGTATTGTTTCCGCATTTTTTTGCGGTTCCCAAGCCCGGGTGGTTTGACAAGTCTTTACCCTGGCGACATCCACATCGAAGTAGTTATGATAATGTGGTGATGGTAGTGCCGTCCGATGAATTTGTGGCCTCTTTGCCTTTCGGCAAGATCCCAGACCGCCATGACTTCACTAAGATCCCAGTTAATGAAAGATTGCAATATTGGAAAACCGTTTTATCGGAAACCGATAGGCTTGGCGAGGCGTTTATGGCTCTGCAAAACCCGGCACAACTGCAAAGTGTATTGCAACCCTTACCCTTTAAACTGAGTTAA
- the glsB gene encoding glutaminase B, whose product MSQCLDCHELDLDAILEQVRPLLGKGAVADYIPALAKVSGNKLGMAICDIHGNIYSAGDANEAFSIQSISKVLNLTLAFNIYGEALWEKVGREPSGQAFNSLIQLELEKGIPRNPFINAGAIKVCDLLTTRLSAPKQRLKELLWDLCGTKSISSNRIVAKSEREFSDRNAAMAHLMKSFNNFENDVQQVLKVYFHACAVEMSCIELAKAFSFLANQGKSAITQSQVVSSRQSKQLNALLATCGLYDQAGDFAYRVGLPGKSGVGGGIVAIVPGECSVCVWSPELNHFGNSLAGSEALSIFTSELGRSIF is encoded by the coding sequence ATGAGTCAATGCCTGGACTGCCATGAACTGGACCTGGATGCCATTTTAGAACAGGTGCGCCCTCTTTTGGGTAAAGGCGCAGTGGCGGATTATATTCCGGCACTGGCTAAAGTCAGCGGCAATAAACTAGGCATGGCCATCTGTGATATCCACGGCAATATCTATTCAGCAGGTGACGCCAACGAAGCCTTTTCTATTCAAAGTATCTCCAAAGTGCTAAACCTGACCCTGGCTTTTAATATCTATGGCGAAGCTTTGTGGGAAAAGGTAGGCCGTGAGCCTTCAGGCCAGGCCTTTAACTCCCTCATTCAGTTGGAATTAGAAAAAGGTATTCCCCGAAACCCTTTCATTAATGCAGGTGCGATAAAAGTCTGCGACTTGCTGACAACCCGTCTCTCAGCGCCAAAACAAAGGCTTAAGGAATTACTCTGGGATCTATGCGGCACCAAAAGCATCAGCTCCAATCGCATCGTGGCTAAATCAGAAAGAGAGTTTAGTGATCGCAATGCTGCCATGGCGCATTTGATGAAATCCTTCAACAACTTCGAAAATGACGTGCAACAGGTACTTAAGGTATATTTTCATGCCTGTGCGGTGGAAATGTCCTGTATTGAACTGGCCAAGGCGTTTTCGTTTTTGGCCAACCAAGGAAAGTCTGCGATTACCCAAAGCCAAGTGGTCAGTTCGCGGCAAAGCAAACAACTCAATGCCCTACTCGCCACCTGCGGCTTATACGATCAAGCTGGCGATTTTGCCTACCGGGTAGGATTACCCGGTAAAAGCGGCGTCGGCGGTGGCATTGTGGCCATCGTTCCCGGCGAGTGCAGTGTTTGCGTCTGGTCTCCAGAGCTCAACCACTTTGGTAACTCACTGGCAGGCAGCGAGGCGTTGTCGATATTCACCAGCGAATTAGGACGCTCAATCTTTTAA
- a CDS encoding DEAD/DEAH box helicase, translating to MTFDSLALCPPLLSALKQHGYETPSEIQQQAIPAVLEGKDVMAAAQTGTGKTAAFTLPLLHNLSSSKKRASHNQVRALVLTPTRELAAQVADNVMKYGKQLDLNYNVVFGGVKINPQMMKLRKGTDVLIATPGRLLDLYQQNAIKFQQLETLVLDEADRMLDMGFIHDIKKILALLPKKRQNLLFSATFSKEIRELAKRLVNNPVEVSVAAENSTVDRIEQCVHPVDKNKKTRLLVHLVKSENWFQVLVFCRTKHGANRLTTDLVKKGIPAAAIHGNKSQGARTKALAQFKDNKIQVLVATDIAARGIDIAELPHVVNYDLPNVCEDYVHRIGRTGRAGKNGRAISFVCHAENDQLHAIERFIKLRIPKQVIEGFEPGQALPASPSKNAKPDSRNGNPAAKASPSARKRRRPNKAKAEAGGNKQGNNSPWQRKPNSGNRTQSSQAQ from the coding sequence ATGACATTTGATTCACTGGCACTTTGCCCCCCGCTCCTCTCAGCTCTCAAACAGCACGGTTATGAAACGCCTTCAGAAATTCAGCAACAGGCCATTCCGGCAGTATTAGAAGGCAAAGATGTGATGGCTGCGGCTCAAACCGGAACGGGAAAAACGGCGGCATTTACCTTGCCTTTGTTGCACAATTTATCCAGCAGTAAAAAGCGTGCAAGCCACAATCAGGTGAGAGCCTTGGTACTTACCCCCACACGTGAACTCGCCGCCCAGGTTGCCGATAATGTTATGAAATATGGTAAGCAGCTGGACCTGAACTACAACGTTGTATTCGGCGGCGTTAAAATCAATCCGCAAATGATGAAATTGCGCAAAGGTACCGATGTGCTTATCGCAACACCGGGCCGTTTGTTAGACCTCTATCAACAAAATGCCATCAAGTTTCAACAACTAGAAACCCTGGTATTAGATGAAGCGGATCGCATGCTGGACATGGGTTTCATTCACGATATTAAAAAAATATTGGCGTTATTGCCTAAGAAACGTCAAAACCTGTTGTTTTCAGCCACCTTTTCCAAGGAAATTCGAGAGCTGGCAAAACGCCTGGTGAACAACCCCGTTGAAGTATCTGTTGCGGCAGAAAACTCTACCGTTGACCGAATTGAGCAGTGTGTTCACCCGGTGGACAAAAACAAAAAAACACGATTATTGGTGCACCTGGTAAAAAGTGAAAACTGGTTTCAGGTGCTGGTATTCTGCCGTACTAAGCACGGTGCTAATCGCCTGACTACCGATCTGGTGAAAAAAGGCATTCCTGCAGCGGCCATCCACGGCAATAAGAGCCAGGGCGCAAGAACCAAAGCGCTGGCCCAATTTAAAGACAACAAGATACAAGTCTTGGTAGCCACCGATATCGCCGCCCGAGGCATTGATATTGCCGAATTACCGCACGTGGTTAACTACGATTTACCTAATGTCTGTGAAGACTACGTGCACCGTATTGGCAGAACAGGGCGCGCCGGTAAAAACGGTCGTGCTATCTCTTTCGTGTGCCATGCTGAAAACGACCAGCTACACGCCATAGAGCGCTTTATTAAACTAAGAATACCGAAACAAGTTATCGAAGGCTTCGAACCCGGCCAGGCACTGCCTGCCAGTCCTTCGAAAAATGCCAAACCTGACAGTAGAAACGGCAACCCGGCGGCAAAGGCCTCACCTTCAGCGAGAAAACGCCGACGTCCGAATAAAGCTAAAGCTGAAGCAGGTGGAAATAAGCAAGGCAATAATAGCCCTTGGCAGAGAAAACCTAATTCTGGAAACAGAACACAAAGCAGTCAAGCGCAGTAA
- a CDS encoding RNA recognition motif domain-containing protein: MSILIRNLPKTFTETELEALFSPFGEISKCDLVMDKVTGQTKGFGFVEMADADATDKAIKTLNATDIDGQRIRVKWSNQEKKNPVERQDEPAENTIAKDYSGVWESAKSRVKIEDDNEQ; the protein is encoded by the coding sequence GTGAGTATATTGATACGCAATTTACCAAAAACTTTTACAGAGACAGAGTTAGAAGCGTTGTTCTCCCCCTTTGGTGAGATAAGTAAATGTGACCTGGTTATGGATAAGGTTACAGGGCAAACCAAAGGCTTTGGTTTTGTTGAGATGGCTGATGCTGATGCAACAGATAAAGCAATAAAAACGCTCAATGCCACCGATATAGATGGCCAACGCATCCGCGTTAAATGGTCGAATCAGGAAAAGAAAAACCCTGTAGAACGTCAAGACGAGCCTGCTGAAAATACGATAGCAAAAGACTACAGCGGTGTTTGGGAAAGTGCCAAAAGCCGAGTGAAAATTGAGGATGACAATGAGCAGTAA
- a CDS encoding VF530 family DNA-binding protein, with amino-acid sequence MSSNDPLHGVTLKMMLEELHQSLGWDGLSARININCFKSNPSIKSSLTFLRRTPWAREKVEYLYLKSKGVKTKQSKSTSHSTKVDPWAKAKQAITK; translated from the coding sequence ATGAGCAGTAACGACCCTTTACATGGTGTTACGCTAAAGATGATGCTTGAAGAGTTGCATCAGTCTTTGGGTTGGGATGGCCTAAGTGCTCGTATCAATATTAATTGCTTCAAAAGTAATCCCAGTATCAAGTCCAGTCTTACCTTTTTGCGCCGGACGCCTTGGGCACGAGAAAAAGTGGAGTACCTGTATCTCAAGAGCAAAGGTGTAAAAACGAAGCAAAGCAAATCCACAAGTCACTCCACTAAAGTGGACCCTTGGGCGAAAGCAAAACAGGCGATCACCAAATAA
- a CDS encoding HD-GYP domain-containing protein has product MSHFQKVSIDELQTGMFVEAVVRQTGNLKITSQGTIKSESVVQWLKDKGILEVVVDTSKCIRQNNCYVANDKIEDTEPQTASNSPVDFKLEIKRASSLYKNAKNIQKRLFSAIDKGLEYNLNATQKIVSAVSDSLDRNSNALLCMTQMREKGSYLYEHSVNCGVLMAAFAKAMGFDAKLVQDLTFAGLLHDVGMVKIPSKILNKDGKLSAAEQKVVRQHVKVSVALLCPFKEVNETVLDTIRSHHERMDGSGYPLGLHGEKINLYSRMLAIVDAYDAMVSERAHKKPILAANALKLLLKYSESKYDRELVCKFIKCVGVYPIGSLVKLKSEKIAVITDLNSDMVFRPKVTAFYSTRSNHFLAKKYIDLGLHRSEEISEPTSARTYRIDYERFFVEQLQAV; this is encoded by the coding sequence ATGTCACATTTTCAGAAAGTCAGCATAGATGAGCTACAAACTGGCATGTTTGTAGAAGCTGTTGTTCGCCAGACAGGGAATCTGAAAATAACGAGCCAGGGCACCATCAAAAGTGAGAGTGTTGTACAGTGGCTCAAAGATAAAGGCATTCTGGAAGTCGTGGTGGATACCAGTAAATGCATTCGCCAAAACAATTGTTATGTAGCCAATGATAAGATTGAAGATACAGAGCCTCAAACAGCTTCAAATAGTCCTGTCGATTTCAAACTAGAAATTAAACGGGCGTCCTCCTTATACAAAAACGCTAAAAATATTCAAAAGCGCCTTTTCTCTGCCATAGATAAAGGCTTGGAGTATAACCTTAATGCAACGCAGAAAATCGTATCCGCTGTAAGCGACTCACTTGATCGCAATTCTAACGCTTTATTGTGCATGACTCAGATGCGAGAAAAGGGCAGTTATTTATATGAACACTCCGTAAATTGTGGGGTGTTGATGGCGGCTTTTGCCAAAGCAATGGGCTTTGACGCAAAACTAGTACAGGATCTAACCTTCGCCGGGTTATTACACGATGTTGGTATGGTGAAAATTCCCTCCAAGATCTTAAATAAAGATGGCAAATTAAGTGCGGCTGAGCAAAAAGTAGTGCGGCAGCACGTTAAAGTTTCAGTTGCCTTATTGTGCCCGTTTAAAGAAGTCAACGAAACTGTACTCGATACCATACGATCTCACCATGAACGCATGGACGGTTCAGGTTATCCCTTGGGATTACACGGCGAAAAAATTAATTTATACAGTCGCATGCTGGCCATTGTCGATGCTTATGATGCCATGGTTTCTGAACGAGCTCATAAGAAACCCATTCTGGCTGCGAACGCCTTGAAGTTGTTGCTTAAGTACTCTGAGTCTAAGTATGACAGGGAATTAGTTTGCAAGTTTATTAAATGTGTAGGTGTTTACCCAATAGGGTCACTGGTAAAATTGAAAAGTGAAAAAATTGCGGTAATAACCGACCTCAATAGTGATATGGTTTTTAGACCAAAAGTTACGGCCTTTTATTCTACGCGTTCTAACCATTTTCTGGCCAAGAAATATATCGATCTTGGTTTGCATCGCTCAGAAGAGATATCAGAACCAACCTCAGCGCGCACTTATCGCATTGATTATGAAAGATTTTTTGTAGAGCAGCTGCAAGCAGTCTAA
- a CDS encoding DNA-binding domain-containing protein: MLNALIQPDNNSLDETERLIASGANLSPAQCLSIYQNGYITRLTKCLAEQFPALNTALGESLFEQFAQLFLTEYPSNSYTLYDLGKRFALFLETNRPDKEQTEKESWIDFMVELARYEQLHFSLFDAPGHEGKEWPALNTPDEKLVLQPCLALAHYQYPVGWYYHNCKQNSDCAFPAKENSWIVLVRKDFYVTTYPLTQVHFEFLKKLQETSSISHALEHISQLTREPYSKVYDSWQSDVKTRWLKSGFFISK; the protein is encoded by the coding sequence ATGTTAAACGCCCTTATTCAGCCAGATAACAATTCTCTCGATGAAACCGAGCGTTTGATAGCCTCCGGAGCCAACTTAAGCCCGGCTCAGTGTTTGAGTATTTATCAAAATGGTTACATCACCCGATTAACAAAATGTCTTGCTGAGCAGTTCCCCGCGCTGAATACTGCGTTAGGTGAATCATTGTTCGAGCAGTTTGCTCAACTATTTCTTACAGAGTATCCCTCTAATAGCTACACGTTATACGATTTGGGAAAACGTTTTGCACTGTTTCTGGAGACAAATCGACCAGACAAGGAACAAACCGAAAAGGAAAGTTGGATTGATTTTATGGTGGAACTGGCCAGATATGAACAGTTGCACTTTAGCTTATTTGATGCGCCCGGACACGAAGGAAAAGAGTGGCCAGCATTGAATACACCAGACGAGAAGCTGGTTTTACAACCCTGCCTGGCTTTGGCACATTATCAATATCCGGTGGGTTGGTACTATCACAACTGTAAACAAAATTCAGATTGTGCTTTTCCAGCAAAAGAAAATTCCTGGATTGTACTTGTGCGTAAAGACTTCTATGTAACAACTTATCCGCTTACCCAAGTCCATTTTGAGTTTTTGAAAAAGCTACAGGAGACCAGCTCAATATCACACGCTCTTGAGCATATCAGTCAATTGACCAGAGAGCCTTACAGCAAAGTTTATGATTCGTGGCAAAGCGACGTAAAAACACGTTGGTTAAAATCAGGCTTTTTTATTTCAAAATAG
- a CDS encoding DUF692 domain-containing protein: MKGATVEQLPKLGLGVGLRSSHFNHITQHWPDVEWFEAISENFMDSGGRPGYVLKQIAERYPVVLHGVSMSIGSSDPLNLTYLKKLKKLADEVNAVWVSDHLCWTGTLGINSHDLLPVPLNEDSLNYIAQRVVQVQELLERPLILENPSTYLRFNNSTMSEPDFLRALTQQTGCGLLLDVNNVYVSCFNAGNSALDYLSAFPFERVVQLHLAGHQHCGTHIIDTHDKPVSAQVWELFRYAWQQTQGASTLLEWDGDVPEFEVVHNEINKAKTFMQGEIKESSLPDTGSLSKSALSNPVDFLVEEIRTQSHYEVS, from the coding sequence GTGAAAGGCGCGACCGTTGAGCAATTACCGAAACTGGGGCTAGGCGTAGGCCTGCGCTCCAGTCACTTCAACCACATAACTCAGCATTGGCCAGATGTGGAATGGTTTGAAGCAATCTCAGAAAACTTTATGGACTCAGGTGGCCGCCCGGGATATGTGCTCAAGCAAATTGCTGAACGGTATCCGGTAGTACTGCATGGTGTATCCATGTCTATCGGTAGCAGCGATCCGTTAAATCTGACTTATCTTAAAAAGTTAAAAAAACTGGCTGATGAGGTCAACGCCGTTTGGGTCAGTGATCATTTATGCTGGACTGGCACGCTAGGTATTAATAGTCATGACCTTTTGCCAGTGCCGTTAAATGAAGACTCCCTCAATTATATTGCTCAACGAGTAGTGCAGGTACAGGAGCTACTTGAGAGACCCCTTATCCTTGAAAATCCAAGTACCTATCTTCGCTTTAATAATTCGACAATGAGTGAACCAGACTTTTTGCGAGCGCTGACCCAGCAAACAGGATGCGGTTTGCTCCTGGATGTGAATAACGTTTACGTAAGTTGTTTTAACGCTGGCAACTCAGCACTCGATTACTTATCCGCTTTTCCATTTGAGCGTGTTGTACAACTCCACTTGGCTGGTCATCAACACTGTGGTACGCACATCATAGATACACACGACAAACCCGTATCAGCACAGGTTTGGGAGTTGTTTCGTTACGCATGGCAACAAACACAAGGGGCCTCTACCCTTTTAGAGTGGGATGGCGATGTACCCGAGTTTGAGGTTGTGCATAATGAAATCAACAAAGCAAAAACCTTCATGCAAGGCGAGATTAAGGAAAGTAGCTTGCCTGATACCGGCTCATTGTCAAAGAGTGCCCTATCCAATCCAGTAGATTTTCTGGTGGAAGAAATCAGAACACAAAGTCACTACGAAGTTTCATAG